The following proteins are encoded in a genomic region of Sorangiineae bacterium MSr12523:
- a CDS encoding transcriptional repressor, with protein MAHVGKASCLNSEERIARALERFREVLYARELRMTSVREAIVRAALEYDGHFHVQELARVLQARGLRDAAVATVYRAMPLLVEAGIVQPALVSAGDEQRYEAAFERPHHDHLVCTQCGGVVEFHDEVLETLQRVIAERYGYELTGHVHELLGCCPKCRKKKR; from the coding sequence GTGGCTCACGTCGGGAAAGCGAGCTGCCTCAATTCGGAGGAGCGTATCGCTCGCGCGCTGGAACGCTTTCGGGAGGTTCTCTATGCGCGGGAGCTTCGCATGACGTCCGTGCGCGAGGCGATCGTGCGGGCCGCCCTGGAATACGACGGGCACTTTCACGTGCAGGAGCTCGCGCGTGTGCTGCAGGCGCGCGGTCTGCGCGATGCCGCCGTGGCCACCGTCTATCGGGCGATGCCGTTGCTGGTGGAAGCCGGCATCGTGCAGCCGGCGCTCGTGTCCGCCGGTGACGAACAGCGCTACGAGGCCGCCTTCGAGCGGCCGCACCATGACCATTTGGTGTGCACGCAATGCGGAGGGGTCGTCGAGTTCCATGACGAGGTGCTCGAGACGCTTCAACGCGTGATCGCCGAGAGGTACGGCTACGAGCTGACCGGTCACGTTCACGAGCTTCTCGGCTGTTGTCCGAAGTGCCGCAAAAAGAAGCGCTGA
- a CDS encoding LamG domain-containing protein: MRRFAGFSLASAMLATACSLSQFSAEFGRDAGADAGIDGANGADGAIGCSASIFCDDFDGAQPYVKWDDAPPPPGSAISIDPTKSVSSPNSVRLQCGNDRICHLQKTLPKIDRMRVDFDVLLVTAPPVPRTIWSHSFDQSDESIEIKHVQSGMEFSICARSSCWAQRDLGDAKDVFHHVRVDVIFGDAGHIDVFVDGTPRITNAQPVPRSNFERGVFYLGNALPDPGTSSDVRIDNFTISPF, from the coding sequence ATGCGTCGCTTCGCGGGTTTCAGTCTGGCAAGCGCGATGCTGGCGACGGCATGCTCGCTCTCCCAGTTTTCCGCCGAGTTCGGTCGTGACGCCGGCGCCGATGCGGGGATCGACGGCGCAAACGGCGCGGATGGTGCGATCGGCTGCAGCGCGTCCATTTTCTGCGACGACTTCGACGGCGCGCAACCTTATGTAAAGTGGGACGATGCGCCACCCCCGCCCGGGTCGGCCATCTCGATCGACCCCACGAAGTCCGTCTCGTCGCCGAACTCCGTGCGCCTTCAGTGCGGCAACGACCGCATCTGCCATTTGCAGAAGACGCTGCCCAAGATCGACCGCATGCGGGTCGATTTCGACGTGCTCCTGGTGACCGCCCCACCGGTGCCGCGCACCATCTGGTCCCACAGCTTCGACCAAAGCGACGAGTCCATCGAGATCAAACACGTACAAAGCGGGATGGAGTTTTCCATCTGCGCGCGATCGTCATGCTGGGCCCAACGCGACCTCGGCGATGCCAAGGACGTCTTCCACCACGTCCGCGTCGACGTCATCTTCGGCGACGCCGGCCACATTGACGTCTTCGTCGACGGCACCCCACGCATCACCAACGCCCAACCCGTTCCTCGCTCCAACTTCGAGCGCGGCGTTTTCTACCTGGGCAACGCGTTGCCCGATCCGGGCACCTCGAGCGACGTTCGGATCGATAATTTCACAATCTCACCTTTTTAG
- a CDS encoding class I SAM-dependent methyltransferase, whose translation MNRSFPNWHPMHFVPPKSNAVIDIGCNVGESLVAARALGVKRLYGIDINRYAVDAARQRFAGDEDCALAHGSADELPFDANAADVAICTEVLEHLPSELRPSALREIHRVLRDDGTLIFTVPAAGMFAPLDPANLRFRFKSLYGFVSSRLGGPGRDRGYEGQKHGIVWHHHFTLDELHALFEPYFEITTVRWRASLLAPICDILTFPFARLNRYDHPVYRALVRVTNWDHSKDFGEAYAYNVLLVAKKRPTLSRPQPCGDSDAHEPTRTASDRRVA comes from the coding sequence ATGAACCGTTCTTTTCCGAATTGGCATCCCATGCATTTCGTTCCGCCAAAGTCGAATGCGGTGATCGACATTGGGTGCAACGTAGGCGAATCGCTCGTCGCCGCTCGAGCTCTTGGCGTCAAGCGCCTATACGGCATCGACATCAATAGGTATGCCGTGGATGCAGCACGCCAGCGGTTCGCGGGCGACGAAGATTGCGCACTCGCGCACGGGTCGGCGGACGAATTACCCTTCGACGCGAACGCCGCGGACGTGGCCATCTGCACGGAGGTGCTGGAGCACCTCCCCAGCGAGTTGCGCCCCTCGGCCTTGCGCGAGATCCATCGTGTGCTGCGCGACGACGGCACCCTCATTTTCACCGTTCCCGCGGCCGGCATGTTTGCTCCACTGGATCCCGCGAACCTGCGCTTCCGATTCAAAAGCCTCTACGGCTTCGTCTCGTCGCGCCTCGGTGGTCCTGGACGCGACCGGGGATACGAAGGCCAAAAGCACGGCATCGTTTGGCACCATCATTTCACCCTGGATGAGCTGCATGCCCTCTTCGAGCCGTACTTCGAAATCACCACGGTGCGATGGCGCGCCAGCCTGCTCGCGCCGATCTGCGACATCCTGACCTTTCCATTCGCCCGGCTCAATCGCTACGACCACCCCGTCTACCGCGCCCTCGTGAGGGTTACCAACTGGGACCACTCGAAGGACTTCGGCGAGGCCTACGCCTACAACGTTCTCCTCGTCGCCAAGAAGCGGCCGACTCTCTCTCGTCCCCAGCCGTGCGGCGACTCGGACGCCCACGAACCGACACGGACGGCGTCGGATCGGCGTGTAGCCTAG
- a CDS encoding nucleoside hydrolase, whose protein sequence is MTMRKSAAVLVLAATISASPSLEAVEECDAPPPILIDTDICAAVDDVAALAMANVMHSRGEARLLGVLVNTRGDAGAAAVDVVNTYYGHPDIPIGALQPTDASICEQYAHDYVGRLVERFPHDLAGGSAAPNAVRLYRKLLAAEKDRSVVILSLGAATNLSALLDSGPDEYSALSGAALVRAKVARMVMMGGQYPRIDAPEFNFALDPPGTRRVMRDWPTPIVFSGGESSVKVGKRASTQAPADSPVRAAFEIGFGAGIDNDVWDVLPVLYAVRGSRHFTAVRCGFNRISDDGSNQCVLASSANQHYLRFSDPSGRVTASIEDMLVDAP, encoded by the coding sequence ATGACGATGCGAAAGTCCGCCGCCGTGCTCGTGCTCGCTGCGACGATCTCCGCGAGTCCGTCGCTCGAAGCCGTCGAAGAATGCGACGCACCACCCCCGATCCTCATCGACACGGACATTTGCGCCGCGGTCGATGACGTGGCGGCGCTGGCCATGGCCAACGTGATGCACAGCCGCGGCGAGGCGAGGCTGCTCGGTGTCCTTGTGAACACGCGGGGCGATGCGGGGGCGGCCGCCGTCGACGTGGTGAATACCTATTATGGTCATCCCGATATTCCCATTGGCGCATTGCAGCCGACGGATGCATCGATTTGCGAACAGTATGCGCACGACTATGTCGGGCGCCTCGTCGAGCGCTTCCCGCACGATCTCGCGGGCGGCTCCGCGGCCCCGAATGCCGTTCGCTTGTATCGCAAATTGCTCGCGGCGGAAAAAGACCGCAGCGTGGTGATTCTGTCGCTGGGCGCGGCGACGAACTTATCCGCGCTGCTCGACTCGGGGCCGGACGAATACAGTGCGTTATCGGGGGCGGCGCTGGTTCGTGCCAAGGTCGCGCGGATGGTGATGATGGGCGGGCAGTATCCGCGCATCGATGCACCCGAGTTCAACTTCGCACTCGACCCTCCGGGCACGCGCCGCGTGATGCGCGATTGGCCGACGCCCATCGTCTTCAGCGGCGGCGAGTCCTCCGTGAAGGTCGGAAAGCGCGCATCGACGCAGGCGCCCGCGGACAGCCCGGTGCGTGCAGCCTTCGAGATTGGCTTCGGCGCCGGCATCGACAACGACGTCTGGGACGTGCTGCCCGTGCTCTACGCGGTGCGGGGCAGCCGACACTTCACCGCGGTGCGATGCGGTTTCAATCGAATTTCCGACGATGGCTCGAACCAGTGTGTTCTTGCATCGAGTGCGAATCAGCACTACCTGCGGTTCTCGGATCCGTCGGGTCGGGTGACCGCGTCCATCGAAGACATGCTTGTCGACGCCCCGTAG
- a CDS encoding NAD(P)H-binding protein, whose protein sequence is MKLTIFAATGGVGGQLLTQALDAGHEVTAVVRNPSKISRKEVRVVTADLAAPDRGALESAVDGADAVLSGLGPRSSSEAGIAWRGTQAIVNAMQATSARRLVVISAAPVGTVPSPARPNPPKFDPGDGAFLRHVVYPILKTLLRKYYVDLAQMEDIVRESSLDWTVVRPPQLTDKPLTGSYRVAFEQNLPRGLHISRADVAHFMLRALERADTSRRVVAIAD, encoded by the coding sequence ATGAAACTCACAATCTTCGCGGCAACGGGTGGTGTTGGTGGTCAGCTCCTCACGCAGGCGCTCGACGCAGGCCACGAAGTGACCGCTGTCGTCCGAAACCCGAGCAAGATCTCTCGAAAAGAAGTGCGCGTCGTCACCGCCGATCTGGCAGCTCCGGATCGCGGCGCGCTCGAGTCCGCCGTCGATGGTGCGGACGCGGTGCTCTCCGGCCTCGGTCCACGATCATCATCCGAGGCCGGTATCGCATGGCGCGGCACCCAAGCCATCGTGAACGCCATGCAAGCAACGTCCGCGCGGCGCCTCGTCGTCATCAGCGCCGCCCCGGTCGGGACCGTGCCTTCCCCCGCCCGCCCCAATCCGCCAAAGTTCGATCCCGGCGATGGCGCCTTTCTGCGCCACGTCGTCTATCCGATTCTAAAGACCCTACTGCGCAAGTACTATGTGGACCTCGCGCAGATGGAAGACATCGTTCGCGAAAGCTCCCTCGATTGGACGGTGGTCCGGCCACCGCAGCTGACCGACAAGCCTCTCACCGGCAGCTACCGCGTGGCATTCGAGCAAAATCTGCCCCGAGGCCTCCACATCTCCCGCGCCGACGTCGCCCACTTCATGCTCCGCGCACTCGAGCGAGCCGACACGAGCCGCCGCGTCGTCGCAATCGCGGATTAG